The genomic DNA GAAAAAATCGACAAAAATACGGCTAAGAATCGTACCAAGCGTAAATACGCGCCGACAATCGGTTTCTGTCGATATTCCTCCATATGTTGAAGATGGTGCCAGAACGTAGCAGGTGTAATTAACACACTCGGTGAACCATCAACGAAAATGAGGACGTGCCCTTCATATAAATGCACGGCTGCTGTATCCGGTCTTTCCGTATAACGGACAAGAGGATAAGGATTCCAGTGACGCCCGCACACGAATTCTTCAATCGTCTTTTCTGCCATCGGTAAACCGTCTGTGTCGATCTTCGACAAGGAATCCTTGATTTTTTCAACGATTTTAGGATCCGCAATATCCTCAATATAGGAAACGCAAATATCCGTCTGCGATCGGCGGCCAATGTTCATGTATTCCATTCGTAATGAACGGTCCCGCACCCTTCTTCTCGTCAATGAGGTATTAAAGATGATCGTTTCGACAAAACCATCACGTGACCCACGGACAACCCTTTCAAGATCCGGTTCGGATGGACCTCGGACTGGGTATGTCCGGGCGTCAATGACGATGACCGTATCGACCCCATCTACAATCAAGAGGGTCGGACCCCCAAGGGAAAAATCGATCGCTTTATCAAGATCGTCTTCTTCATCTATCTCCATATATGGTAGATGCGTACGCATCAGCTTTTTTAATGGGGCTGGTTCTAATTGCTCCGGCTCCAGTTCAGACAATAATTTCATAAGATAGTGCATGATTTCGTCTTTTACAAAACCATCAATCATGAAGAAACTCATCTTTCGCCCCGCGTATTCGACTTCTAAATGAATTTGGTCGAAGCTTTTTCCGATTCCGAGCTCTCTCTTGCAATACGCGATCGTTTCTTCATAATTTTTTATCTCTGGAACATGATTTTCTCGTGACATCGCTCCTCATCCTTTCAGTTACCATCATTAACCAATTTCGTGGTAGGCATACTTGGATTTAAGGAACGTGTTTCTTCATATATAAAAGAGGGTGATTGCTCACCCTCTTTTGAAAGCTGTTTATGCGTTCATTTCTGATTTGACATAATGGTAGATAAGACGCCCAGTATGTAAAAGGGACGTTTCATGAGTCCGTTCAAAGGCATGGGAAGCATCGATCCCCGGCCCGATTAATCCGTGTTTTACGTCAAAACCTGCACGGATTGCAGCAGATGCATCTGATCCATAATACGGATAGATGTCAGTCTGGTATTGGATATGGTTCTTCTTGGCGAGTGATTCCAGGTGTTTGCGTAAACCGAGATGATAAGGACCACTGGAATCCTTTGCACAGATGGAAACCGTAAATTCATCGGTCGATTGACCGTCACCGATTGCTCCCATATCGACTGCCAGATATTCTTCCGTTTGCTCTGGGATATTCGAGTTTCCGCCATACCCGATTTCTTCATTATTGGAAATCAGGAAATGTGTCGTATGCGGCAATTCTGCTTTCTCTTCCATTAATAATTGGACGACATGCATTAACAATGCGACGCTCGCTTTGTCATCGAGATGACGTGACTTGATGAAGCCACTCTCTGTCACTTGCACACGAGGGTCGAACGAAACAAAGTCACCGACTGAAATACCAAGCTCTTGAACATCATCCTTCGAAGAAACACGTTCGTCGAGACGGACTTCGATGTTTTTCTCGTCACGTTTCGCTTCTCCAGACTCCTTGTATACATGGACAGAAGTCTGATGCATAAGGATCGTGCCGGAATACTTGCGATTGTCGGACGTTTCAACCTGGCAGTATTCGCCTTCAACATGATTCCATCTGAAACCGCCGATCATCGAAAGCTTCAAGCGGCCGTCCGGCTTGATCTCTTTCACCATTGCGCCAAGCGTGTCGACATGGGCTGTCAGGAATCGATGTCGATCATTGTCTTTCCCAGGTAACGTGATCAACAAACCACCCTTGTGATTTGTTCTTGTTTCTACGCCTAATTCCGTAAAAAACGACTCGACATGACGGATGACTTCATCTGTGTTTCCAGATGGGCTTGGAATGGTGACGAGGCCCTTGATCAGTTCCATGATTTCACTCGTATTGATGTTTTCATTCATTTTTAAAAATCCCCCTAAAGATGAACTATTCCTTCTAAACCATCGGACAAAATCATAATTTGTATTGACAGGATTGTCCATGGAGGTTTTGAAGGTATGAAAAGAATGATGATATTCTTGATTCTATTTGCGGCCATTTCCGCAGCATCTCTCTATATGTATCATAACCAAACTGATGAGGTAAAAGAAAGCATTATCTATTTTCCGATCGATCCGACGGTTACGTTCAAATCTGCGGATACGGTGCTGAAGATTCTTGAGGAAAAAGATGAAGATGAATACACGATACAATGGAAGGTCAATTCAGAGCTTGGAAAAACAGCGTATCTTAGACAGGATATCTCCCTTTTATATGAGGATGGATTGCTAAAGGGGAAGCTTTCGAAATGGATGGAGAATGAAGATGTCCTTCAACAGAAAGAGATTGTCACGAATGAGGATAGCGGTCATTTTGAAGCAATCAGCTTCCATCATGCAGAGCTTCATTATCCGAACGATATCATAAAGAGCGCCCAGACGATGAGCTATGACCAGCTGTATGTCATCGATTCGCCGTTGCAGCCACTGGAATCGTTCAAAACACCGGAAACGAAACAAGACGAAATCAATAAGAAGATTCTTGATCATGCGACGAACCAGCAGATGAAAGTAATCTGGCATAATCTTATCAAGCATTTCAACATCCAGGTCGACCACTATTACATGATGCCGCTGACAAAAATAAGCGATTATGATTCCATCCCTTTACCTGGATTGACAAAAGAAAAGACCGATCAAGTAATCGGCGGTCTATGGGAAGGGATCTATAAAAATTATTTTCTTGGCATCAAGGACGGAGCTGGAGAAATCGAATCTCCTATCGGCAGCAGCCTCCCATTGATTTTGATCAGTAAAGACATGTCACACTTGTTATTTTTAACGGAAACGCAATCAGGCAGGAACGTCCAATTCGTCCAATTCATCGATCCTTCGAAATAGTAGACGATTAGAACATGTCTTGGACGATTTTTTCACGCACGCCCGGCATTTTCATGAAACCACGGATCGCCAATGTACGAAGCAGTTTCATGCCCAACACCATATTCAATAGCTTATAACGATTTTGATAGATGAAATATGCCGCAACACCGAGAATCAACCATTTCAACATTCCGTTTCTCATTTTAATAACCACCTTTCCTCCTTACTATCTGATTTTGAAAGCAGAAATATACAAATCAATTTGCGGCCACAAATGAAAAACTTTTAAATCAAAAAACCCTGTAAGCGTGTCACACTTACAGGGTTCATTTTTGTTGGTTCAGTTCCCTACGATTTGTAGTTCTTTCGGGTATTTCGTCAAGGTTTCGCAACCATCCTTGGTTACGAGCAGATCATCTTCAATACGTACCCCACCGATGTGTGGAAGGTAAATACCCGGTTCAATCGTATAGGTCATCCCTTCCTTCAGAAGGTTGTCGTTGTTTTCACTCATGGATGGATATTCGTGTACATCGATTCCGATACCATGACCGATACGATGAGGGAAGAAATCGCCATATCCTGCATTCGTGATGATTTCACGGGCTTTCTTGTCAAGATCACCAAGTCTTGTACCAGGCTTGGAAATCTCCAACGTCTCTAATTGTGCCTTCAAGACGATATCATAAATTTCCTTTTGCTTATCGTTGACCTCTTGGAATGCCACTGTACGCGTGATATCCGAACAATAGCCATCCAACACGACGCCTAGGTCGAATAGGACGAGGTCCCCTTTTTTCAATTTGCGGTCCCCAGGGTTTCCATGAGGCTGGCCTGATTTTTCACCGAACAAGACCATTGTCGAGAACGACATTTCACGGATCCCCTTCTTCTTCAACTCATATTCAATGGTTGCAAGGACTTCCATTTCCGTGCAGCCTTCACGAAGGGCATTGACGCCTGTTTCCACTCCGAAATCAGCGAGCTCAGCTGCTTTTCTCAAGATCTCCAATTCGTTTGCATCTTTAATCAAGCGGAGTTCATGAAGCTTTTCTTCTGCACTGGTGAACGTTACGGAAGGGTATCGCTTCATCAGTTGCTCTGCGCGCTCATAGGAAAGCGTCTCCTTCTCAATCGCAACGTGTTGAGCTTCTGTTACGCCACGCTCCTTTAATGCTGAGTGAATCAGTTCCCAAGGATCATCTGCATCGCCATGCCCGATGATTTCATATTGCCAGCCAGCATCTTTTGCTTGCGAAACTTCCATTCCAGGGCATACGAGGAATGGGTCTTTGTCAGGGAATACGAACAATCCGAGCAAGCGCTCATGAGGTTCAGTATTGAAGTTGGAAAGATAAAAGACATTGGCAGAGGAATGGATAAAGGCGAAAGTTTGTCCACTCTCCTGCAACCATTGCGAGAATTTTTCCAAACGTTGATTCATTATAGACCACAACCTTTTACCATGAATTCATATACAAACTAACAATATCACAAAACAACCACTATACACAGTTGTATAGTGGTTTCATGTTTACTATTTGAATGTTAGGTACTTATAACCGATGTCGGCGACGAGGAATGATTGCTCTGAGTACAGATCTTGGAATGAATGTCACAAGTCGAAACAAACGACGGATCAAACCCATTTTGTAATCCTCCTTCATGCTTGTTTTGTTTTATTCTTTACGTTCACGTTTTGAAGAAGGATTAAACATTTAATTGGGATGACCCCAGAACATATTTACGGTTTGTCCATCTGCTCCTCTAATTCCTTTTCGATTTCTTCATTGCTTACCTGGCTTTGTCCTTCATTCTCTGCATCGGCGCCCTTCAAAACTTTTGACAATTTATGATTGATGCTCGCAAGGCTGAAGATCACATATAAAATGATGATGAATTGAACAACGAAATACGCATATCCGAGAACGTTTTCCATCAAATCCCCTCCCCATTTTGGACCATCAGCTCAAAACAGAAAAAAGCTGTTTGGAACATGTTATGAACCAAACAGCCTTTTTACGTCAACTTTTTCAATTAACTTTGAACGGGCTCGCTATTCTTTCTGCCCACTCCGATCCCGAGATACCCTAACAGAATCGTGAAGATCGGGGAAAGGAATAGGAAGTACACGTATGGCATGTAATCGAGGACACTGATTTCAAGGGTGGATGCGAAAAACGCTCCACTTACTCCCCATGGAATCAACGGGTTCACGAGTGTTCCCGCATCCTCCAAGGTTCTAGATAAGTTCCTCGAATCAATCTGCTGCTTCTCGAAGTGGGGTTTGAAGGTTTGTCCCGGAATTAGAATGGACAAATATTGCTCTCCCGTCAACACGTTGACACCGATTGAAGATAATGCCGTTGTAGCAATCGTGTTTCCACGCTTATGAATTTTATTTTTCAAAAGATCGACAAACGAATCGAGAATGCCCAAGCCTTTGACCAGGCCGCCGAGCGCGAGCGCGATCCAGATTAGGGAGATCGACCACATCATCGATTGGATGCCGCCGCGATTGATGATTTTATCAACCGTAGCTTCTCCAGTTTCCAATTCAAAACCGTTCTGTAGCATGTTGAAAATGACACTGATCGAGCCTTGGCCTTGAACGAGCCAAATGGTAAGAATCCCCGTAATCACCCCGATAATCAGTGCTGGAATTGTCGGAAAGCGCAGCACAGCTAACAGGATGACGACCAGCGGGGAAAGCAGTGTCCACACACTGATGTTGAACGAGTTTGCGAGCTGATCCTGTACCGGTTGAATGGATGAGAGCGCCTCATCTCCTGCTCCACCGCTTCCCATGAATATGAAAATGATGACGGTAATCGTTAACGCGGGAATGGTCGTCCACATCAAATGCTTAATATGATCGAACAGTGCGACACCTGCAACGGCTGGAGCAAAATTCGTCGTATCGGATAACGGCGACATTTTGTCACCGAAGCAAGCCCCGCTGATGATGGCACCAGCAGCCAATCCAGGATGGACACCAAGACTTGTCGCAAGACCCACCAATGCGACCCCGACCGTCCCGATCGTCGTGAATGAACTTCCGGTGAAAGTCGATACGATGATCGTCACCACTAGAGCACTGACGGTAAACCAACCCGGATCAATGACCTGTGTTCCGAAGTACAGCATTGTCGGAACGGTTCCGCTCATCATCCACGTTCCGATGAGCATGCCGATGATCATCAGGATCAGCACAGGTTTGATGCCGATTGTAATCCCGT from Pseudalkalibacillus sp. SCS-8 includes the following:
- a CDS encoding spore germination protein → MSRENHVPEIKNYEETIAYCKRELGIGKSFDQIHLEVEYAGRKMSFFMIDGFVKDEIMHYLMKLLSELEPEQLEPAPLKKLMRTHLPYMEIDEEDDLDKAIDFSLGGPTLLIVDGVDTVIVIDARTYPVRGPSEPDLERVVRGSRDGFVETIIFNTSLTRRRVRDRSLRMEYMNIGRRSQTDICVSYIEDIADPKIVEKIKDSLSKIDTDGLPMAEKTIEEFVCGRHWNPYPLVRYTERPDTAAVHLYEGHVLIFVDGSPSVLITPATFWHHLQHMEEYRQKPIVGAYLRLVRFLAVFLSIFSLPLWYLLATEPELMPAPLAFIGPESVGDVPLIFQFIIIEIGLDILRMATVHIPSSLATALGLVAAILIGQVAVEVGLFINEVILYIAIAALGSFATPTYELSLANRLVRLALLIATALFGVVGYVLGSTLWLIMLVRLKSFHIPYLWPFLPFSYKGFRDVLIRSPIPLKNRRPTVLHPKDPDR
- a CDS encoding M42 family metallopeptidase, giving the protein MNENINTSEIMELIKGLVTIPSPSGNTDEVIRHVESFFTELGVETRTNHKGGLLITLPGKDNDRHRFLTAHVDTLGAMVKEIKPDGRLKLSMIGGFRWNHVEGEYCQVETSDNRKYSGTILMHQTSVHVYKESGEAKRDEKNIEVRLDERVSSKDDVQELGISVGDFVSFDPRVQVTESGFIKSRHLDDKASVALLMHVVQLLMEEKAELPHTTHFLISNNEEIGYGGNSNIPEQTEEYLAVDMGAIGDGQSTDEFTVSICAKDSSGPYHLGLRKHLESLAKKNHIQYQTDIYPYYGSDASAAIRAGFDVKHGLIGPGIDASHAFERTHETSLLHTGRLIYHYVKSEMNA
- a CDS encoding Xaa-Pro peptidase family protein, whose translation is MNQRLEKFSQWLQESGQTFAFIHSSANVFYLSNFNTEPHERLLGLFVFPDKDPFLVCPGMEVSQAKDAGWQYEIIGHGDADDPWELIHSALKERGVTEAQHVAIEKETLSYERAEQLMKRYPSVTFTSAEEKLHELRLIKDANELEILRKAAELADFGVETGVNALREGCTEMEVLATIEYELKKKGIREMSFSTMVLFGEKSGQPHGNPGDRKLKKGDLVLFDLGVVLDGYCSDITRTVAFQEVNDKQKEIYDIVLKAQLETLEISKPGTRLGDLDKKAREIITNAGYGDFFPHRIGHGIGIDVHEYPSMSENNDNLLKEGMTYTIEPGIYLPHIGGVRIEDDLLVTKDGCETLTKYPKELQIVGN
- the nhaC gene encoding Na+/H+ antiporter NhaC, with amino-acid sequence MTAKKQQTFSFLSFVLLIGIILYSMLILKTEPHIPLLVSLVGIAIMAKGFGYKWEQMEKGLVDGITIGIKPVLILMIIGMLIGTWMMSGTVPTMLYFGTQVIDPGWFTVSALVVTIIVSTFTGSSFTTIGTVGVALVGLATSLGVHPGLAAGAIISGACFGDKMSPLSDTTNFAPAVAGVALFDHIKHLMWTTIPALTITVIIFIFMGSGGAGDEALSSIQPVQDQLANSFNISVWTLLSPLVVILLAVLRFPTIPALIIGVITGILTIWLVQGQGSISVIFNMLQNGFELETGEATVDKIINRGGIQSMMWSISLIWIALALGGLVKGLGILDSFVDLLKNKIHKRGNTIATTALSSIGVNVLTGEQYLSILIPGQTFKPHFEKQQIDSRNLSRTLEDAGTLVNPLIPWGVSGAFFASTLEISVLDYMPYVYFLFLSPIFTILLGYLGIGVGRKNSEPVQS